The DNA sequence TCTTTGTAAGGATGACTTATTTTTCCTTTTTTTAAAAAAAGGAATATTTTTTTCATATTTATTGATAATAAAGGTTCCTCTATCCAAGATGGATTCCGTACTATTACATCAACAGTTTTATTTTGATTTAAAAATTTTTGAATTTTATATAAATCTATCTTATTATGGTAATGAATCATACGTTTTCTAAAATATTCTGAATATAATTTTGTTTTGTATAATTCCTGTTTTGAATATTTAGGTTTAATTAAAATATGTCTAAAATCAATTTCATTTTTTCCTTTTTTTTCTAATTTTAGAATATGAAAACCTAAATCTGTTTCAAATGGATCAGATATCTCTCCTTCTTTTAAAGAAAGAACTAAATCATAAAATTCTTTTGAAAGATCGTTTAATTTTGTTCCTTGAATAAGTCCTCCATTTAATGCTGAAGAATCATCCTCAGAAAATAAAATAGCTTTATTGGAAAAATCACTATCAGAATGAATTTCTTTCTTTATCTGATTTAAAAAACCAACTATTTTTTTTTTTTTATTTCGTTTAATTTAGGATAAAATATGAGATAAGAAAAATATATTTTTTTTGGAAAATGAGGAATCTTATTTTTTTTTTTATGAAAAAAAAATTTTACTTCTCTTGGAGAAACTTCTACGTCATCTGTTATTTTATCGTAAAATTTTTCTATGTATTTTTTATTTTTAATTTTTTCATTTAATTCTTTCAAAAATTCTTCATTTTGAAACTGCATTAAAAGTTCTTCTTGATTAACATATTTTTTTTTCATTTCCGATAAAATATCTTGAATTCTATATTTTAATTCTTGATCGCTAATATCTATACTCTTATCTTTTTTTGCATGATAAAGCATTAATCTTTGAATAAAAACATTGTTATTCAAAACATCAGTATTACAAAAAGGGACTCCTTCATTATTATTCTTTTTACTATTACTAACTTCAGAATCTAAAATGATATCATCTCCTACTACAGCAGAAATTCCACTCAATTTTTCTAAACAAAAGGAATTTGAAAAAAAATTATGCATAAAACATAATAAAAACACAATCGAGAAAAATTTTTTATTTTTTAAATTATTCATAATTTTTTATTAGATATGTAAATATAAATAACAAATATATTTATATTTTTTTTGATAAAAAAAATTTTAATATACATGAAGTATTATGAGTTTGAAAGCTAACAACGTATGTAAAAAATATAAAAATAAGTATATAATTAGAAATGTTTCGATTCAATTAGAAAAAGGAGAAATTGTTGGATTAATAGGTCCTAATGGAGCAGGAAAAACAACTTCTTTTTACATAATTATAGGATTAATTAAGCCAGACAAAGGAAAAATATTATTTTTTAATCAAGATATAACATTTTATCCCATGTACCGACGCTCTAAAATAGGGATCGGATATTTAGCTCAAGAACCATCTATATTTAGAAAATTATCTGTAGAAGATAATATTTTATGCATATTAGAAATGCAAAAAATATCTCGTAAAGAAAGAGAAAAAACAACAGAAAGACTAATTAAAGAATTAGGATTACAAAAAATTCGAAATCATAGAGGAGATCTAATTTCTGGAGGAGAAAGAAGACGTACAGAAATTGCTAGATGTTTAGCTATAAATCCTAAATTTATTCTTTTAGATGAACCTTTTTCTGGAATTGATCCAATTGCTATAGAGGAATTACAGAAAATAATTCTTTTTCTAAAAAAGAAAAACATAGGTATACTAATTACAGATCATAACATACAAGAAATTGTTACAATAACAGATCGTATTTATTTAATGTTTAATGGAAAAATCATAAAATATGGATCTACCGTAGAAATTATGAAAGATCCTTTAATAAGGAAAGTTTATCTGGGAAGTAGGATCATAAATTTTAGAAATAAATGAATCATCGATTTGATAGTCCAGAAGTAGGATTATTTTTAAATGGGACACCTCCTCCTTTTTTAGAAAAAATTTTTTGTTTTTATAAAAAAATATTTGCAGTAGATGGTGCTTTTTATTACTTAAATGAATTTGGGGTTTCAGTAGATTATATTATTGGAGATTTTGATTCTATTTTATTAAAAAAAAATATTCCTTTAAAAACTAATTTATTAAAAATTTATGATCAAAATTATACTGATTTCGATAAAGCATTGAATGTTATTTATGATCTAGGATTTACAAATATTAATGTTTGGGGTGCGAGTGGAATGGAGCAAGATCACTTTTTAGGAAATTTATCTACAGCCTTAAAATATAAAAAAAAATTATCTATAATATTCCATGATCAATATCATTTTTATTTTTTTTCTGATAAGAATATTTCTTTTTATCAGAAAAAAAATAAAAAAGTTTCTTTATTTCCGTTTCCTACAGTAGAAGGATTATGTACTTATGGATTAAAATATTCCATAAAAAAAGGGGTTTTAAAAATAGGAGAAACAATAGGAATTAGAAATGAAGCTTATAAACAAATAATAAAAATAAATTACAAAAAAGGGGAATTATTAATATTTATAGAAAAATAAAATTAGTATTCAATATTTTTTAATTTTATTGATCATACTTTTTACATGATCAAATGATTTTTTCAAAAAATTATTTTCTTTTTGATTCAATTTCAATTCTATAATTTTTTCTACTCCAGATTTCCCCAAAACAACTGGAACTCCTAAACATATATCTTTTAATCCATATTCTCCTTTTAAAAATACAGAACATGGGAAAACACGCCTAGAATCTTTTAAAATAGATTCCACTATTTTTACGATAGATATACTAGGAGCCATCCAAGCAGATGTTCCTAATAAATTTAGGATCTGTTCTCCTCCTTTTTTAGTTTTTTCAATTATTTCATCATTTTCTTCTTCTGATAAAAATTCATTAATAGGAATTCCTGATATAGATGTGTATCTATATAAAGGGACCATTGTATCACCATGTCCTCCTAATAATAAACATTGTATATCAATAGGAGATACATTTAGTTTTTTAGATAAAAAAAAACGATATCTAATAGAATCTAATATTCCAGCCATACCAATTATACGAGAAGAATCTACTTTTGCTGTCATATAACTTACGTATGACATCACAT is a window from the Blattabacterium cuenoti STAT genome containing:
- the lptB gene encoding LPS export ABC transporter ATP-binding protein, with protein sequence MSLKANNVCKKYKNKYIIRNVSIQLEKGEIVGLIGPNGAGKTTSFYIIIGLIKPDKGKILFFNQDITFYPMYRRSKIGIGYLAQEPSIFRKLSVEDNILCILEMQKISRKEREKTTERLIKELGLQKIRNHRGDLISGGERRRTEIARCLAINPKFILLDEPFSGIDPIAIEELQKIILFLKKKNIGILITDHNIQEIVTITDRIYLMFNGKIIKYGSTVEIMKDPLIRKVYLGSRIINFRNK
- a CDS encoding thiamine diphosphokinase — translated: MNHRFDSPEVGLFLNGTPPPFLEKIFCFYKKIFAVDGAFYYLNEFGVSVDYIIGDFDSILLKKNIPLKTNLLKIYDQNYTDFDKALNVIYDLGFTNINVWGASGMEQDHFLGNLSTALKYKKKLSIIFHDQYHFYFFSDKNISFYQKKNKKVSLFPFPTVEGLCTYGLKYSIKKGVLKIGETIGIRNEAYKQIIKINYKKGELLIFIEK
- the mdh gene encoding malate dehydrogenase, with the translated sequence MKITIIGAGNVGASCASLLAQKNIVKKIVLLDIREKISEGKSLDISQMLPMVESNTEVIGVTNDYSQSKNSEIIIITSGLPRSPGMTRDDLLKKNADIIYTVTKKSIFFSPKSKFIIVSNPLDVMSYVSYMTAKVDSSRIIGMAGILDSIRYRFFLSKKLNVSPIDIQCLLLGGHGDTMVPLYRYTSISGIPINEFLSEEENDEIIEKTKKGGEQILNLLGTSAWMAPSISIVKIVESILKDSRRVFPCSVFLKGEYGLKDICLGVPVVLGKSGVEKIIELKLNQKENNFLKKSFDHVKSMINKIKKY